From a region of the Triticum aestivum cultivar Chinese Spring chromosome 7D, IWGSC CS RefSeq v2.1, whole genome shotgun sequence genome:
- the LOC123166573 gene encoding 40S ribosomal protein S25-2 isoform X1 has protein sequence MAPKKEKAPAASSKPAKSGGGKQKKKKWSKGKQKEKVNNAVLFDQATYDKLLTEVPKYKQITPSVLSERLRINGSLARRAIKDLMERGLIRMVSIHSSQQIFTRATNT, from the exons ATG GCACCGAAGAAGGAGAAGGCCCCGGCGGCGTCGTCCAAGCCGGCCAAGTccggcggcggcaagcagaagaagaagaagtggagcAAGGGCAAGCAAAAGGAGAAGGTGAACAACGCGGTGCTGTTCGACCAGGCCACCTACGACAAGCTGCTCACCGAGGTGCCCAAGTACAAGCAGATCACGCCCTCCGTCCTCTCCGAGCGCCTCAGG ATCAACGGGTCTCTGGCACGCAGGGCTATCAAGGACCTGATGGAGAGGGGACTCATCAGGATGGTGTCAATCCACTCCAGCCAGCAGATCTTCACCAGGGCGACAAACACCTGA
- the LOC123166573 gene encoding 40S ribosomal protein S25-4 isoform X2 produces MAPKKEKAPAASSKPAKSGGGKQKKKKWSKGKQKEKVNNAVLFDQATYDKLLTEVPKYKQITPSVLSERLRAFMHTTNPMISPCLCLSTCRSTGLWHAGLSRT; encoded by the exons ATG GCACCGAAGAAGGAGAAGGCCCCGGCGGCGTCGTCCAAGCCGGCCAAGTccggcggcggcaagcagaagaagaagaagtggagcAAGGGCAAGCAAAAGGAGAAGGTGAACAACGCGGTGCTGTTCGACCAGGCCACCTACGACAAGCTGCTCACCGAGGTGCCCAAGTACAAGCAGATCACGCCCTCCGTCCTCTCCGAGCGCCTCAGG GCATTCATGCACACTACAAACCCGATGATCTCACCCTGCCTGTGTTTATCCACCTGCAGATCAACGGGTCTCTGGCACGCAGGGCTATCAAGGACCTGA
- the LOC123171381 gene encoding protein Rf1, mitochondrial → MSRRLVPVGRRILEQNIKAWYHAGDIGTKDALHRFDELLQDAGSSSIRAVNYLLTVVGRDCPALGVSLFNRVARAKVAPNSITYTILVDCCCRAGRLDLGFAAMGHIIKMGFTADAIFSFSHLLKSICAEKKTSYAMDIVLRVMPELNCTPDIFSYSILFKGLCNEKRSQEALELIHIMVEDGGCCRPDVVSYSTVIDGLLKEGEVDKAYGLFCEMLQRGISPDDVTYNSIISGMCKVHAMDKAEEVLQQMFDRGILPDVATYNSLIHGYYSLGRCKEVDRIFKEMSRNGVQPDIVTYNIQMDYLCKNGRCTEARKIFDSIVSLGQKPTVTTYSILLHGYALERSFHEMHCLIDLMVGNGIAPDHFVYNILISAYAKEEMIGEVMHIFKKMRQHGLNPDVANYGAVVNLLSKIGRMDDAMSQFNQMITEGLAPDIIIFTPLISGFCSCGKWEKVHELFSEMLDRGICPNTVFFNTIMDRLCKNGRVMEAQDLFDLMVHMGVKPDVCTYNKLTGGYLFIGKMDEVSKLLDNMVSIGMEPDVITYNILIDGYSKNGKINDALVFFREMLEGKVKPSVIIFNIMIGVLLKCGRKEEAKDLFDGIWAKGLVPDVVTYSLMIQKLIEEGSLQESNDLFLSMEKNGCAADSRMLNAIVRSLLQKGEVPRAGTYLSKIDERRFTLEASTASLLTALVSGGKGQEYKELLPEKYHSFLEQGTD, encoded by the coding sequence ATGAGCCGCCGCCTTGTCCCCGTTGGCAGACGCATCTTGGAGCAGAACATCAAGGCTTGGTACCACGCCGGAGACATTGGCACCAAGGACGCACTCCACCGGTTTGACGAATTGCTCCAGGATGCTGGGTCCTCCTCGATCCGTGCCGTCAACTATCTCCTTACTGTTGTCGGACGTGATTGCCCTGCGCTCGGCGTCTCCCTCTTCAACCGCGTCGCAAGGGCCAAGGTGGCACCCAACAGTATCACGTACACCATCCTCGTCGACTGCTGCTGCCGTGCTGGCCGCTTGGACCTCGGTTTCGCTGCCATGGGCCACATCATTAAGATGGGATTTACAGCAGACGCGATCTTCTCTTTCAGCCACCTACTAAAGTCCATATGTGCGGAGAAGAAGACCAGCTATGCAATGGACATCGTACTCCGAGTAATGCCTGAGCTTAACTGCACACCGGACATTTTCTCCTATAGCATTCTTTTCAAGGGTCTCTGCAACGAGAAGAGAAGCCAAGAGGCTCTTGAGCTGATTCACATCATGGTTGAGGATGGAGGTTGCTGCCGACCTGATGTGGTGTCCTatagcaccgtaattgatggcctGTTGAAAGAGGGTGAGGTGGACAAGGCTTACGGCCTATTCTGTGAAATGCTACAGAGGGGAATTTCGCCGGATGATGTGACCTATAACTCAATCATCTCTGGCATGTGCAAGGTTCATGCGATGGACAAGGCTGAGGAGGTTCTTCAACAGATGTTTGATAGAGGAATTCTGCCAGATGTTGCCACATATAATAGTCTAATACATGGATATTATTCATTAGGAAGGTGCAAAGAGGTTGATCGGATTTTCAAGGAAATGTCTAGAAATGGTGTTCAACCAGATATTGTAACTTACAATATACAGATGGATTATCTTTGCAAGAATGGAAGATGCACAGAAGCTAGGAAGATTTTTGATTCCATAGTCAGTTTGGGCCAAAAACCGACTGTTACTACCTATAGCATTTTGCTTCATGGGTATGCTCTGGAACGATCTTTTCATGAGATGCATTGTCTCATTGATTTGATGGTGGGAAATGGTATTGCGCCAGATCATTTTGTCTACAACATactcatatctgcatatgctaaagAAGAAATGATTGGTGAGGTAATGCATATATTTAAAAAAATGCGGCAGCATGGATTGAACCCTGATGTAGCGAACTATGGAGCGGTAGTAAACTTACTTTCCAAGATTGGCCGAATGGATGATGCTATGTCCCAATTCAATCAAATGATAACTGAAGGGTTAGCTCCTGATATCATAATTTTCACCCCCCTTATTAGTGGTTTCTGTTCTTGTGGCAAATGGGAGAAGGTTCATGAACTATTTTCTGAGATGTTGGATCGCGGCATCTGTCCCAACACAGTGTTCTTCAACACAATTATGGACCGCCTTTGCAAAAATGGAAGGGTTATGGAAGCCCAAGATCTCTTCGACCTGATGGTACACATGGGTGTGAAGCCTGATGTGTGTACTTATAACAAACTGACAGGTGGATACTTGTTCATTGGTAAGATGGATGAAGTGAGCAAGCTACTTGACAATATGGTCTCAATTGGCATGGAACCAGATGTTATCACCTATAACATACTGATTGATGGTTACTCTAAGAATGGAAAGATAAATGATGCATTGGTTTTTTTTAGGGAAATGTTGGAAGGGAAGGTTAAGCCTTCTGTTATCATTTTTAATATTATGATTGGTGTGTTGCTTAAATGTGGCAGGAAGGAAGAAGCCAAAGATTTGTTTGATGGTATCTGGGCCAAAGGATTAGTGCCTGATGTTGTTACATATAGCTTAATGATACAAAAGCTTATAGAAGAAGGTTCTCTACAAGAGTCTAATGATCTATTCCTTTCTATGGAGAAGAATGGATGTGCTGCCGACTCCCGTATGCTAAATGCTATAGTTAGAAGCTTACTTCAGAAAGGGGAGGTGCCCAGGGCTGGGACTTATCTGTCTAAAATTGATGAGAGGAGGTTCACCCTTGAAGCTTCCACTGCTAGCTTGTTGACTGCACTTGTGTCAGGGGGGAAAGGCCAGGAATATAAAGAGTTGCTCCCGGAAAAATACCACTCGTTTCTGGAACAGGGCACTGATTGA